A single window of Phyllostomus discolor isolate MPI-MPIP mPhyDis1 chromosome 13, mPhyDis1.pri.v3, whole genome shotgun sequence DNA harbors:
- the KCNMB1 gene encoding calcium-activated potassium channel subunit beta-1 — translation MGKKLVMAQKRGETRALCLGVAMVVCAVIAYYILGTTLLPLYQKSVWTQESMCYLIEAKIWDQEELEGRKVAQYPCLWVNVSTVGRWAVLYHTEDTWDQNQQCSYIPGSLDNYQLARASAEKVRGRFQEHRAFRCFAAPRENETRVLYRRLYGPQTLLFSLFWPTFLLTGGLLVIAMVKFNQSLSILAAQK, via the exons ATGGGGAAGAAGCTGGTGATGGCCCAGAAGCGCGGGGAGACGAGAGCCCTTTGCCTGGGGGTGGCCATGGTGGTGTGCGCCGTCATCGCCTACTACATCCTGGGCACCACCCTGCTGCCCCTCTACCAGAAAAG CGTGTGGACCCAGGAATCCATGTGCTACCTGATTGAGGCCAAGATCTGGgaccaggaggagctggagggcaGGAAGGTGGCCCAGTACCCGTGCCTGTGGGTCAACGTGTCCACCGTGGGCCGCTGGGCCGTGCTGTACCACACGGAGGACACTTGGGACCAGAACCAGCAG TGCTCCTACATCCCCGGCAGCCTGGACAACTACCAGCTGGCCCGGGCCAGCGCGGAGAAGGTCAGAGGCAGATTCCAGGAACACCGGGCCTTCCGCTGCTTCGCGGCCCCGCGGGAGAACGAGACCCGGGTCCTGTACCGGCGCCTCTACGGGCCGCAGACCctgctcttctccctcttctggcCCACCTTCCTGCTGACCGGCGGCCTCCTCGTCATCGCCATGGTGAAGTTCAACCAGTCCCTCTCCATCCTGGCGGCTCAGAAGTGA